One region of Streptomyces sp. CG4 genomic DNA includes:
- a CDS encoding Re/Si-specific NAD(P)(+) transhydrogenase subunit alpha has translation MSAQEPVHHPPQRIGVVAESVSGETRVAATPATVRQLLGLGYKVVVESEAGAVSGFSDQAYLDTGAEIGEAWDADVVLKVNSPSDAEITRLRQGATVVALLAPGQRPELIQSLADAGMTALALDAVPRISRAQSMDVLSSMANIAGYRAVIEAAHVFGRFFTGQVTAAGKVPPAKVLVAGAGVAGLAAIGAASSLGAIVRATDPRPEVADQVKSLGAEYLPVNAAQETSTDGYAKATSADYDRAAAELYHEQAADVDIVITTALIPGRPAPRLLSAEDVAVMKPGSVIVDMAAAQGGNVEGTVPGRAVVTDNGVTIIGYTDLASRLPAQASQLFGTNLVNLLKLLTPGKDGRLAIDFDDVVQRAVTVVRDGDVTWPPPPVAVSAAPAAQPETTVVEPEPEPKRRKLTPVRRFGLIGLGMLAMFLLVAFAPTQLAGNFTVFSLAVVIGYYVIGKVHHALHTPLMSVTNAISGIVVIGALLQIGHESRIVTALSFVAILLTSVNIFGGFSVTRRMLSMFSKG, from the coding sequence ATGTCTGCACAAGAACCTGTGCACCACCCCCCTCAGCGCATCGGCGTGGTGGCCGAATCCGTCTCCGGCGAGACACGCGTCGCGGCGACGCCGGCGACGGTACGTCAGCTGTTGGGTCTCGGTTACAAGGTCGTGGTGGAGTCCGAGGCCGGCGCGGTGTCCGGCTTCAGTGACCAGGCCTACCTCGACACCGGCGCCGAGATCGGCGAGGCCTGGGACGCGGATGTCGTCCTGAAGGTGAACTCGCCCTCCGACGCGGAGATCACCCGGCTCCGACAGGGTGCGACCGTGGTCGCCCTGCTCGCGCCGGGACAAAGGCCCGAGCTGATTCAGTCACTCGCCGATGCCGGGATGACCGCTCTGGCGCTGGACGCGGTGCCGCGCATCTCGCGCGCACAGTCGATGGACGTGCTGTCGTCCATGGCGAACATCGCCGGCTACCGGGCGGTCATCGAGGCCGCGCACGTCTTCGGCCGGTTCTTCACCGGCCAGGTCACAGCGGCGGGCAAGGTGCCGCCGGCCAAGGTGCTGGTCGCCGGCGCGGGCGTGGCCGGTCTGGCGGCGATCGGCGCCGCCTCCAGCCTCGGTGCGATCGTGCGGGCCACCGACCCGCGGCCCGAGGTCGCGGATCAGGTGAAGTCGCTGGGCGCCGAATACCTCCCGGTGAACGCCGCCCAGGAGACGAGCACCGACGGCTATGCCAAGGCGACCTCGGCCGACTACGACCGTGCCGCCGCCGAGCTCTACCACGAGCAGGCCGCGGACGTGGACATCGTGATCACCACCGCGCTGATCCCGGGCCGGCCGGCGCCGCGTCTGCTGTCCGCCGAGGACGTGGCCGTCATGAAGCCGGGCAGCGTCATCGTCGACATGGCCGCCGCCCAGGGGGGCAACGTCGAGGGCACCGTGCCGGGACGTGCGGTGGTCACCGACAACGGGGTCACCATCATCGGCTACACCGACTTGGCCTCCCGGCTGCCCGCCCAGGCCTCGCAGCTGTTCGGCACCAACCTGGTGAACCTGCTGAAACTGCTCACCCCCGGCAAGGACGGGCGGCTGGCGATCGACTTCGACGATGTCGTGCAGCGGGCCGTGACGGTGGTGCGGGACGGCGACGTCACCTGGCCGCCCCCGCCCGTGGCCGTCTCGGCCGCGCCCGCCGCGCAACCCGAGACCACGGTTGTCGAGCCCGAGCCCGAGCCGAAGCGACGGAAGCTGACGCCGGTGCGACGCTTCGGCCTGATCGGGCTCGGCATGCTCGCCATGTTCCTGCTGGTTGCCTTCGCACCCACTCAACTCGCGGGAAACTTCACCGTGTTCTCCCTGGCGGTGGTGATCGGCTACTACGTCATCGGCAAGGTGCACCACGCGCTGCACACCCCGCTGATGTCGGTGACCAACGCGATCTCCGGGATCGTCGTGATCGGCGCCCTGCTGCAGATCGGGCACGAGAGCCGGATCGTCACCGCGCTGTCCTTCGTGGCGATCCTGCTGACGAGCGTCAACATCTTCGGAGGTTTCTCCGTCACCCGCCGCATGCTGTCCATGTTCTCGAAAGGCTGA
- a CDS encoding beta-galactosidase produces the protein MRSNRIGSEAARPGRRRWWRAALATAATIALAAGMTAPAVAQDAGGQAPAAASAASPRAHTVSLDGYSFLVDGKRTYLWSGEFHYFRLPSPDLWRDIFQKMKAAGFNSTSLYFDWGYHSPKPGVYDFGGVRDVDKLLDMAQEAGLYVIARPAPYINAEVDSGGLPGWLTTKAGHNRSDDPQFLKYADEWLTQIDRILARHQLTNGTGSVIAYQVENEYYNGSAAGRSYMKHLEDKARADGITVPLTGNNNGTFNSGTGALDVDGPDAYPQGFNCSNPSKWNGVPDISYDHPAGRPLYAPEFQGGAFDPWGGPGYDKCAQLINDRFANVFYKQNIAVGATAQSFYMTYGGTNWGWLGMPENYTSYDYGAAIRENRRLDPKYYEDKLIGYFTQSVAPLTKTEAIRATPPDDSSVVDTARMNPDTKTQFHVLRHGNSTSTAVDKTHISLDFNAQPSADTTYTWDDPDSALQYTGTWSHTADQSYTGGDYKHTESFSHKAGDSVTVPFDGTAVRWIGSKTDNHGYADVYLDGTKAATVDDSGGENQAVIFQKTGLTPGAHTLKIVVNGNHSSGSTDNYVSIDAVDVPTAATATPAYPVVPQQPGTAITLDGRDSHVIVANYRLGDAQLQYSTSEIMTHAAIGNRDVAVLYGDPGSDGETVLRYSSKPTVTTSGGTVTTTWDATTGDLRLNYTHKGLIRIGISGGGKRPLQLLVGDKATAETFWRQDTATGPVLVRGTHLLRTATSLDGGHTMALTGDNADDKNIEVFTSADHLTWNGRTSDTRADGTGSLTGNIPVAAPVHLPTLTNWKHAEESPEAAPGFDDSSWQVADKTTTNSVSGINALPVLYADDYGFHTGNTWYRGRFRATGTETGIHLVSDSGGKAQAFSAWLNGTFLGSSTTGSADFTFPAGSVKSKGDNVISVLTVNMGHEEDYDSTNGNKSARGLTSASLVGAPLTPVTWRLQGVRGGEDLQDTVRGPLSTGGLYGERAGWSLPGYPDGNWNQVSLPTTDSRPGVSWYRTDVNLDLPHGQDTSLGLTFADDPARKYRATIFVNGWQVGDYVNYLGPQRSFPVPGGILNPNGHNSIAIAVWNLDGSTGGLGKVSLTNYGSYASSLHVTQNDSPRYDHGKYAMPQRPGADVTLDVPNTAQSAHAFTAETTMRLPQDRPSAYQLRASLSAPDGWSVSAMGPVSVRRLAPGGSATFTWKVQPPAGKLPSASALTATVHYLQSGRQAAGSDERIVAGIPPAPPTGKSVVSDLPFLSSTNGWGPVERDSSVGEQAAGDGRPIRIADVGYAKGLGTNSVSDVELYLAGTCSRLTANVGVDDETGGAGTVTFSVIADGRTLVTTPTIRGKQAALPIDVDVSGAQVVDLKVGDAGDGNGNDHGDWAMPTLTCG, from the coding sequence GTGCGGAGTAATCGGATCGGTTCAGAAGCTGCGAGACCCGGTCGCCGTCGGTGGTGGAGGGCAGCCCTCGCGACGGCCGCGACCATCGCCCTGGCCGCGGGCATGACCGCGCCCGCCGTGGCGCAGGACGCCGGCGGGCAGGCACCCGCCGCCGCGTCTGCCGCCAGTCCGCGGGCGCACACGGTGAGTCTCGACGGCTACTCGTTCCTCGTCGACGGCAAGCGCACCTACCTGTGGTCCGGCGAGTTCCACTACTTCCGGCTCCCGAGTCCGGATCTGTGGCGCGACATCTTCCAGAAGATGAAGGCCGCCGGGTTCAACTCCACCTCGCTGTACTTCGACTGGGGATACCACTCGCCGAAGCCGGGTGTGTACGACTTCGGCGGGGTGCGTGACGTCGACAAGCTTCTCGACATGGCCCAGGAGGCCGGGCTCTACGTCATCGCGCGCCCGGCGCCGTACATCAACGCGGAGGTCGACAGCGGCGGCCTGCCCGGCTGGCTGACGACCAAGGCCGGGCACAACCGCAGTGACGACCCGCAGTTCCTGAAGTACGCCGATGAGTGGCTGACCCAGATCGACCGGATCCTCGCCCGCCACCAGCTGACGAACGGCACCGGGTCCGTCATCGCCTACCAGGTCGAGAACGAGTACTACAACGGCTCGGCCGCCGGCCGCTCCTACATGAAGCACCTGGAGGACAAGGCCCGCGCCGACGGCATCACGGTACCGCTGACCGGTAACAACAACGGCACCTTCAACTCCGGTACCGGCGCCCTGGACGTCGACGGACCGGACGCCTACCCGCAGGGCTTCAACTGCTCGAACCCCTCGAAGTGGAACGGCGTACCCGACATCAGCTATGACCACCCGGCCGGCAGGCCGCTGTACGCACCGGAGTTCCAGGGCGGCGCCTTCGACCCGTGGGGCGGGCCGGGCTACGACAAGTGCGCCCAGCTGATCAACGACCGGTTCGCCAACGTGTTCTACAAGCAGAACATAGCCGTCGGCGCCACCGCGCAGAGCTTCTACATGACCTACGGCGGCACCAACTGGGGCTGGCTGGGCATGCCGGAGAACTACACGTCCTACGACTACGGGGCCGCGATCCGCGAGAACCGCCGGCTCGATCCGAAGTACTACGAGGACAAGCTGATCGGGTACTTCACGCAGTCGGTCGCCCCGCTGACCAAGACCGAGGCGATCAGGGCCACGCCGCCGGACGACTCATCGGTCGTCGACACCGCCCGGATGAACCCCGACACCAAGACGCAGTTCCACGTCCTGCGACACGGGAACTCCACGTCCACGGCGGTCGACAAGACCCATATCTCGCTGGACTTCAACGCCCAGCCGTCCGCGGACACCACCTACACCTGGGACGACCCCGACTCCGCGCTGCAGTACACCGGTACGTGGTCGCACACGGCCGACCAGAGCTACACCGGCGGCGACTACAAGCACACCGAGTCGTTCTCCCACAAGGCGGGTGACTCGGTCACCGTTCCCTTCGACGGCACCGCGGTCCGCTGGATCGGCTCGAAGACCGACAACCACGGCTACGCCGACGTCTACCTCGACGGCACCAAGGCGGCGACGGTCGACGACTCCGGCGGCGAGAACCAGGCGGTGATCTTCCAGAAGACCGGTCTCACGCCCGGGGCGCACACACTGAAGATCGTCGTCAACGGGAACCACAGCTCCGGGTCCACGGACAACTACGTGTCCATCGACGCCGTCGACGTTCCGACGGCCGCCACCGCGACGCCGGCCTACCCGGTCGTGCCGCAGCAGCCGGGCACCGCGATCACCCTCGACGGGCGCGACTCCCACGTGATCGTGGCGAACTACCGGCTCGGGGACGCCCAGCTGCAGTACTCGACGTCGGAGATCATGACCCACGCGGCCATCGGCAACCGGGACGTCGCCGTGCTCTACGGCGACCCGGGCAGCGACGGCGAGACCGTTCTTCGCTACTCCTCCAAGCCCACCGTGACCACCAGCGGCGGCACGGTCACGACCACCTGGGACGCGACCACCGGTGACCTGCGACTGAACTACACGCACAAGGGCCTGATCCGCATCGGCATCAGCGGCGGCGGCAAGCGCCCGCTGCAGCTGCTCGTCGGCGACAAGGCCACGGCGGAGACCTTCTGGCGCCAGGACACGGCGACCGGCCCGGTACTCGTGCGCGGCACCCACCTGCTGCGGACGGCGACCAGCCTGGACGGCGGCCACACCATGGCGCTCACCGGCGACAACGCCGACGACAAGAACATCGAGGTGTTCACCTCCGCCGACCACCTCACCTGGAACGGCAGGACGTCGGACACCCGGGCCGACGGCACGGGAAGCCTCACCGGGAACATCCCGGTGGCCGCCCCGGTACACCTGCCGACGCTGACGAACTGGAAGCATGCCGAGGAGTCCCCCGAAGCGGCCCCCGGTTTCGACGACTCCAGCTGGCAGGTGGCCGACAAGACGACCACCAACAGCGTCTCCGGCATCAACGCGCTGCCCGTGCTCTACGCGGACGACTACGGCTTCCACACCGGCAACACGTGGTACCGCGGCCGCTTCCGCGCCACCGGCACGGAGACCGGCATCCACCTGGTCTCGGACTCCGGCGGCAAGGCGCAGGCGTTCTCCGCCTGGCTGAACGGCACCTTCCTGGGCAGCTCCACCACCGGCAGCGCGGACTTCACCTTCCCGGCCGGTTCGGTGAAGTCGAAGGGTGACAACGTCATCTCCGTGCTCACCGTGAACATGGGGCACGAGGAGGACTACGACTCGACCAACGGCAACAAGTCCGCGCGCGGCCTGACCAGCGCCTCCCTCGTCGGGGCCCCGCTGACCCCCGTCACCTGGCGGCTGCAGGGCGTACGGGGCGGCGAGGACCTGCAGGACACGGTGCGCGGCCCGCTCTCGACGGGCGGCCTGTACGGCGAGCGGGCCGGCTGGTCCCTGCCGGGCTACCCGGACGGCAACTGGAACCAGGTGTCCCTGCCGACGACCGACTCCCGTCCCGGAGTGTCCTGGTACCGCACCGACGTCAACCTCGACCTGCCGCACGGCCAGGACACCTCGCTCGGGCTGACGTTCGCCGACGACCCGGCACGCAAGTACCGTGCCACGATCTTCGTGAACGGCTGGCAGGTCGGCGACTACGTCAACTACCTCGGCCCGCAGCGCAGTTTCCCGGTCCCGGGCGGGATCCTGAACCCGAACGGTCACAACAGCATCGCCATCGCCGTGTGGAACCTGGACGGCAGCACCGGCGGACTCGGCAAGGTCTCGCTCACCAACTACGGCAGCTACGCCTCGTCCCTGCACGTGACGCAGAACGACAGCCCCCGCTACGACCACGGCAAGTACGCGATGCCGCAGCGTCCCGGAGCGGATGTCACCCTGGACGTGCCGAACACCGCTCAGTCAGCGCATGCCTTCACTGCCGAGACGACGATGCGGCTGCCGCAGGACCGGCCCTCCGCCTACCAGTTGAGGGCCTCGCTCTCCGCGCCCGACGGCTGGAGCGTGAGCGCCATGGGCCCCGTGTCGGTCAGGCGCCTGGCACCCGGCGGATCGGCCACCTTCACCTGGAAGGTCCAGCCGCCGGCCGGGAAGCTGCCTTCCGCCTCGGCGCTCACCGCCACGGTGCACTACCTGCAGAGCGGACGGCAGGCTGCCGGCAGTGACGAGCGCATCGTCGCCGGGATCCCGCCGGCTCCGCCGACCGGGAAGAGCGTTGTGAGCGACCTGCCGTTCTTGTCGTCCACCAACGGGTGGGGTCCGGTCGAGCGCGACAGCAGCGTCGGCGAACAGGCGGCCGGGGACGGCCGTCCGATCCGTATCGCCGACGTCGGTTACGCCAAGGGCCTGGGCACCAACTCGGTCAGTGACGTCGAGCTCTACCTCGCCGGAACGTGCTCGCGGTTGACGGCAAACGTCGGTGTCGACGACGAGACAGGTGGTGCGGGAACGGTGACGTTCTCCGTGATCGCCGATGGCAGGACCTTGGTGACCACGCCGACGATCCGCGGCAAGCAGGCTGCGCTGCCGATCGACGTCGACGTCAGCGGCGCCCAGGTGGTCGACCTGAAGGTCGGTGACGCCGGCGACGGCAACGGCAACGACCACGGCGACTGGGCGATGCCGACGCTGACGTGTGGCTAG
- a CDS encoding PIG-L deacetylase family protein — MTESVNKLLPLTEEWQTGMAIVAHPDDLEYGASSAIARWTGQGKNFTYCLLTSGEAGIDGMNPDDARKVRQDEQRASAAAVGVDTVEFLDFPDGVIEYGLPLRRAVARAIRRRRPHIVVTNNLRDTFDAEQLGLDEPPLNHADHIAAGRAILDGVRDAANRWVFTELLEEGLQPWGGVRQVWVANSPLSGHGVDVTDSLPQGVASLRAHEAYIKGLGRENFDPEEYLEFLARRSGTHLGCKFAVCFEVFRFGTGD; from the coding sequence ATGACGGAGTCGGTCAACAAGCTCCTACCGCTCACCGAGGAATGGCAGACCGGCATGGCGATCGTCGCGCATCCCGACGATCTGGAATACGGGGCGTCCTCCGCGATAGCCCGGTGGACCGGCCAGGGAAAGAATTTCACCTACTGTCTGCTGACCAGCGGGGAGGCGGGCATCGACGGTATGAACCCCGATGACGCGCGAAAAGTCCGGCAGGACGAACAGCGCGCGTCTGCCGCAGCCGTCGGCGTGGACACGGTCGAGTTCCTGGACTTCCCGGACGGCGTCATTGAATACGGCCTACCGCTGCGGCGGGCCGTTGCGCGGGCCATTCGTCGCCGGCGTCCGCACATCGTGGTGACCAACAACCTTCGGGACACGTTTGACGCCGAGCAGCTTGGTCTGGACGAGCCGCCGCTCAACCACGCCGACCACATAGCCGCGGGGCGGGCGATCCTGGACGGGGTTCGCGACGCCGCCAACCGCTGGGTCTTCACCGAGCTGCTGGAAGAGGGTTTGCAGCCATGGGGTGGAGTACGGCAGGTGTGGGTCGCCAACTCGCCGCTGTCCGGGCACGGCGTCGACGTCACGGACTCACTCCCGCAAGGCGTCGCTTCGCTGCGCGCTCACGAGGCCTATATCAAGGGACTTGGCCGGGAGAACTTCGACCCGGAGGAATACCTGGAATTCCTTGCGCGGCGATCGGGCACGCATCTTGGTTGTAAGTTCGCGGTGTGCTTCGAGGTCTTCCGTTTCGGCACCGGAGACTGA
- the pntB gene encoding Re/Si-specific NAD(P)(+) transhydrogenase subunit beta, with protein sequence MTSLTASHAADLVAALLFILSLAGLSQHRTARAGVVYGIAGMALALVATIVVAAQSITAGAVALIVLAMALGAAIGLWRARRVEMTQMPELIAVLHSFVGLAAVLVGWSSYLEVEAHGAAQTRIGADLLGIHHAEEFIGIFIGAVTFTGSIVAFLKLSARIKSRPLTLPGKNALNLGALGAFVALTVWFTMSPNLPLMIAVTALALALGWHLVASIGGGDMPVVVSMLNSYSGWAAAAAGFLLDNNLLIVTGALVGSSGAYLSYIMCKAMNRSFISVIAGGFGIEAPSGREEEQGEHREVRAAEAAEMLAQARSVIITPGYGMAVAQAQHPVAELTRRLRDRGVEVRFGVHPVAGRLPGHMNVLLAEAKVPYDIVLEMDEINDDFADTSVVLVIGANDTVNPAATEDPTSPIAGMPVLRVWEAEQVIVFKRSMASGYAGVQNPLFFRENSSMLFGDAKHSLEEILAVLGIDGSPGAAPAARQTTVAGR encoded by the coding sequence ATGACCTCCCTGACGGCCTCTCACGCTGCCGACCTGGTCGCCGCCCTGTTGTTCATCCTCAGCCTGGCCGGCCTGTCCCAGCACCGCACCGCCCGCGCCGGTGTCGTCTACGGCATCGCGGGCATGGCCCTCGCACTGGTCGCCACCATCGTCGTGGCGGCGCAGAGCATCACCGCCGGGGCGGTGGCCCTGATCGTGCTGGCCATGGCGCTCGGCGCGGCGATCGGCCTGTGGCGGGCCCGCCGCGTCGAGATGACGCAGATGCCGGAACTGATCGCGGTGCTGCACAGCTTCGTCGGCCTTGCCGCGGTGCTGGTGGGCTGGAGCAGCTACCTGGAGGTGGAGGCGCACGGCGCGGCGCAGACCCGGATCGGCGCCGACCTGCTGGGCATCCACCATGCCGAGGAGTTCATCGGCATCTTCATCGGAGCGGTCACCTTCACGGGCTCGATCGTCGCGTTCCTGAAGCTCTCGGCGCGCATCAAGTCCCGTCCGCTGACGCTGCCGGGCAAGAACGCGCTGAACCTCGGCGCGCTCGGCGCCTTCGTCGCGCTGACCGTCTGGTTCACGATGAGCCCGAACCTGCCGCTGATGATCGCGGTCACCGCGCTGGCACTGGCCCTCGGCTGGCACCTGGTCGCATCGATCGGCGGCGGCGACATGCCGGTCGTCGTCTCCATGCTGAACAGCTACTCGGGCTGGGCAGCGGCCGCGGCCGGATTCCTGCTCGACAACAACCTGCTCATCGTCACGGGCGCGCTGGTGGGCTCCTCCGGCGCCTACCTGTCCTACATCATGTGCAAGGCGATGAACCGCTCCTTCATCTCCGTCATCGCGGGCGGTTTCGGTATCGAGGCGCCGTCCGGCCGCGAGGAGGAGCAGGGCGAGCACCGCGAGGTGCGGGCCGCGGAGGCGGCCGAGATGCTCGCGCAGGCCCGCTCGGTGATCATCACCCCCGGTTACGGCATGGCCGTCGCCCAGGCCCAGCATCCCGTCGCCGAGTTGACGCGCCGGCTGCGCGACCGGGGCGTCGAGGTCCGCTTCGGCGTCCATCCCGTCGCCGGGCGCCTGCCCGGGCACATGAACGTGCTGCTGGCCGAGGCGAAGGTGCCGTACGACATCGTCCTGGAGATGGACGAGATCAACGACGACTTCGCCGACACCTCCGTCGTGCTGGTCATCGGCGCGAACGACACCGTCAACCCGGCCGCGACCGAGGACCCGACCAGCCCGATCGCCGGCATGCCGGTGCTGCGTGTCTGGGAGGCGGAGCAGGTCATCGTCTTCAAACGCTCCATGGCCTCCGGCTACGCGGGTGTCCAGAACCCACTCTTCTTCCGCGAGAACAGCAGCATGCTCTTCGGTGACGCCAAACACAGCCTCGAGGAGATCCTGGCCGTGCTCGGCATCGATGGCAGTCCGGGGGCGGCCCCGGCCGCGCGTCAGACGACGGTGGCCGGCCGGTGA